The Candidatus Aquicultor sp. genome includes the window GACGTTCTCGAACCGTTTTTCGTCTTCCGCCGCCGCCGGTCTAAACCCGAGCGCCGCGCCTTGCTTGATGAACTGACTGCCGATGTTCGAGGTCATGATAATCACGGTGTTCTTAAAGTTCACCGCGCGACCCTTCGAATCGGTGATGCGGCCGTCGTCCATAATTTGCAGCAGGACATTGAGCACGTCCGGGTGCGCTTTTTCGATCTCATCGAAAAGCACGACCGAATACGGGCGACGTCGTACAGGCTCCGTTAACTGGCCGGCTTCTTCGTAGCCCACATAACCGGGAGGCGCACCGATCAACCGTGAAACCGTATGCTTCTCCATGTACTCGCTCATGTCGATGCGAATCAGCGCTTCTTCTTCACCGAAGAGGTGTTCAGCAAGCGCACGGGCGAGCTCGGTTTTACCGACACCGGTCGGCCCGAGGAAGATAAAGCTTCCGATCGGGCGCTTTGGGTCTTTCAGGCCCGCGCGAGCCCTTCGAATCGCCTCCGAGACCGCAACAATTGCTTCTTGCTGCCCGACGACTCTATCATGTAATGCCGCTTCCATGGTGAGCAGCCGCTCGCGTTCTTCCTGGACGAGCTTCTGCGCGGGCACCCCGGTCCAGCTGGACACGATTTCGGCGATATCCTCGGTCGTAACCGTGGCATCGGCCATGCCCCGCACCCGAGCCCAATCGCGCGAAGCTTTATCGAGCTCATCTTGAAGCTCGCTTTCTTTTTCGCGAAGCTTCATGGCGCGCTCGTAATCCTCGGCTTTTACAGCGCTTTCTTTCTCGCGCTGAATTGCTTCGAGCTGCTCTTCGATACCCTTAACATCGACCGGTGGCACGGTCGATTGCAGCCGTACTTTCGCGCCGGCTTCATCGATCAGATCGATTGCCTTGTCGGGCAGGAACCTGTCGGTTATGTACATATCAGAAAGCTCGGCAGCCGCGAGAATAGCCTCATCGCTGATCTTCACGCGATGGTGCGCTTCGTAGCGATCACGCAAACCCTTAAGGATCTCTATCGTATCTTCAACGGACGGCTCGCTGACCATAATCGGCTGGAACCTGCGCTCTAGCGCCGGATCGTTCTCGATATGCTTGCGATACTCGTCAAGCGTTGTTGCGCCGACAACCTGCAACTCGCCACGGGCGAGCGCCGGTTTAATCATGTTCGCGGCATCGATTGCACCTTCGGCCGCACCCGCACCGGAGATTGTATGTAGCTCATCGATAAAGACGATGATCTGCCCGCTCTGCTGGCGGAGTTCGTCCATAATGCGTTTCAGGCGCTCTTCAAACTCACCACGGTACCGTGTACCGGCTACCATACCGGCAAGGTCGAGCGCTACGACTCTTTTATCCCTAAGGATATCCGGAACTTCACCGGCTTCGATTTTCTGGGCAAGCCCATCGGCGATTGCGGTCTTTCCAACACCCGCTTCACCGATCAACGCCGGGTTATTTTTTGTCCGGCGGCTTAAGATTCGGATAATGCGCTCGATCTCCTTATCGCGACCGATAATCGGGTCGAGCTTGCCCTCACGCGCAAGCCTGTTGAGATCGCGGCTGTACTGGTCGAGCACCGGCGTTTTACTGCGCGCTTGCGCGCCCGGTGCCGTCGGCGGCATTTCACCACCGGGGCGATTTGTACCGGCCATGCTTAAAACCACCTCGCGAACGCGGTCGATAGTAACACCGCGCCGCTTTAATACCTGTGCGCCGATTCCTTCGTCTTCGCGGATTAATCCGAGAAGCAAATGCTCGGGGCCGATAAACCGTTCACCCATGGAGCGTGCTTCATCGAGAGCCAGCTCTAGCGCACGCTTACTGCGCGGGCTGAGTGGAATCTCTTTTTCGGCGGCTCCTTTGCCTCTGCCGATAAGATCTTCGACCTCATAGCGCAGGTCACCAAGGTTAACACCAAGGTTCATCAATATTTTAGACCCGACCGATTCGCGGCTTAAGCCAAGAATCAAGTGCTCGGTGCCTACATAATCGAAATCAAGCCTAACTGCCTCGTTAGCGGCAAGGTTAAGCGCTTCTTGGGCGTTCGCCGACAGCATGTCCAGAATGTCCTGGCGATGCTGTTGTTTAAACAGCTCGGAGAACATATTGGTCATATCCGGCATTCCGAAAAGTCCGCCGAACGCGTCTGACGGCGGCGACGGGAGAATCCCTACCTCGCGAGCACACTGCTCGCAGACGTACGTAACATCTTTATGGTCGCCCTTGACCTGCGTGTACGTCACGCTGGCGGGGCGTTCTTTGCATCTTTGACACAGCAACGAATTCGACCTCCTTTGTCTCAATATAATTCTTCCCGTTCACTAAGATAAACATGAACGGGAAGGTCGTAAAATCCTATGTTGTTCTAATAATATTATATCAGACGTTGCAAGAACAATTAGGCAGTTGACCGGCAAGTAAGCATACGGGAGCACCTGTGTTTATACTGTTTATCGCGCCGATAATACAGCGGCACTTCTAAGGAAGCTTCCCATTATGATACGATGGGCGGGGTGATGAAAATGACGGTTGTCTCACAAATTATGGGTATAGTTGAAGATATAGCGCCTGCTTATTACAAATCCGAGCAGGATAAAATCGGTTTGCAGGTGGGAAACCCTGCCGCTGACGTTACAAAAGTTCTGGCTACTTTGGAAATCACCCCCGGCGTCATTCGGGAAGCCCGCGAAAAGGGCGCGCAACTCATATTTTCGCATCATCCGCTCATCTTTCAGAGTCTTGACCGCGTGCTTATAAACGACTATATCGGCGGCATGGTTACAACGCTTATCCAATCAGGTATTTCGGTTCTTGTTGCGCATACCAATCTTGACCGGGCGCGTGATGGTGTAAGCGATGTTTTGGCCGCGGCTCTTGGCCTGGAGGATATCCAGGTTATGCTGCCCGCGGGCGATATCCAGATATTCAAGCTCGTGGTATTTGTACCCGCAGAAAATATTAATGAGATGATAGCGGCAGTTGGAAATGCGGGCGGCGGAATTATCGGCGATTACAGCCATTGCACCTTTAGAGCGCAGGGAACAGGAACGTTTTATCCCATGGTGGGCGCACAGCCGTATCTTGGCAGCGTCGGTGAGCTTAATCAGGTTGATGAATATCGCCTTGAGGTCCTGATTGCGCCTAATAAGGTTGATCGTGTTGTGCAGGCCATGCTAAACACGCATTCTTATGAGGAGCCTGCATTCGATATTTATGAGGTAAAAACGCCGCCGTCGGGCGTCGGCTTTGGACGAATCGGAAATCTTGAGAAGCCGCACAGCTTACGCCAGTGTATAGAAAAGTGGAGCGTAGTGCTCGATAGCGAGCTTAAAGTCGCTGGTGATTGGAAAATAACTGTTAAGCGGGTAGCCGTGTGTGGCGGAAGCGGTGGTGAGCTTATGAGTGTTGCGAAAGCATCGGGCGCCGACGTATATGTGACCGGAGATATAAAACATCATGCCGCCCATGCCGCGCTCGGCATGGGCCTCGCCATTGTCGATGCGGGGCACGCCGAGACGGAGCGCTTGGTTATACCCGAAGTCGCCAAAGAAATTCAGCGCAAAATATATGAGGAGCGCCTTGACGTAAGTGTTATAGTTTCGGAAGTAAATACGATTCCGTGGAATAAAGGGTAGAGTATGGACGATCATCAGAAACTGCTTGAACTGCAGGAGATAGACACGAAGATTGACGCGCTTAATTACCGCGAGAAGAACCCCCCGGAGCGCGACCGTTTCGTATTGCTTTCCGAAGAGGCTAAAAAAATGGGGAGCCTTCATGCGGCATTTGAAAAGAAACTGCATGATGAAGCGGTGATACAAAAACGGCTCGAAGACCAGCTTACGAGTCTCAATGCAAAGATAAAAAAAGAGCAAAAGCTCCTATATGGCGGTACAATCAACAACCCGAAGGAGCTCGCGGGTGTCCAGCAAGAAGTTGAACATCTCACGGGGCATGCCGATGAAAAAGAGCTCGAGCTTCTCGAGCAAATTGACGTCGTTGATAAACTCAAACATGATGAAAAGATAGTTGCCGACCGGTTGAAAGCAAAAAAAGCCGAGGTTGAACAGGCAAAGGCCGCGTTAGATAAAGTACGCTCGGAGATAAATACCGAGCGTGACAAGTTAACAAGTGAGAGAGAGCCAATCGTTGCCGCACTAAGCGAAGAT containing:
- a CDS encoding AAA family ATPase translates to MLCQRCKERPASVTYTQVKGDHKDVTYVCEQCAREVGILPSPPSDAFGGLFGMPDMTNMFSELFKQQHRQDILDMLSANAQEALNLAANEAVRLDFDYVGTEHLILGLSRESVGSKILMNLGVNLGDLRYEVEDLIGRGKGAAEKEIPLSPRSKRALELALDEARSMGERFIGPEHLLLGLIREDEGIGAQVLKRRGVTIDRVREVVLSMAGTNRPGGEMPPTAPGAQARSKTPVLDQYSRDLNRLAREGKLDPIIGRDKEIERIIRILSRRTKNNPALIGEAGVGKTAIADGLAQKIEAGEVPDILRDKRVVALDLAGMVAGTRYRGEFEERLKRIMDELRQQSGQIIVFIDELHTISGAGAAEGAIDAANMIKPALARGELQVVGATTLDEYRKHIENDPALERRFQPIMVSEPSVEDTIEILKGLRDRYEAHHRVKISDEAILAAAELSDMYITDRFLPDKAIDLIDEAGAKVRLQSTVPPVDVKGIEEQLEAIQREKESAVKAEDYERAMKLREKESELQDELDKASRDWARVRGMADATVTTEDIAEIVSSWTGVPAQKLVQEERERLLTMEAALHDRVVGQQEAIVAVSEAIRRARAGLKDPKRPIGSFIFLGPTGVGKTELARALAEHLFGEEEALIRIDMSEYMEKHTVSRLIGAPPGYVGYEEAGQLTEPVRRRPYSVVLFDEIEKAHPDVLNVLLQIMDDGRITDSKGRAVNFKNTVIIMTSNIGSQFIKQGAALGFRPAAAEDEKRFENVKDEVLRALERSFRPEFLNRVDEIIVFHPLTEVQIREIVDILMIRVEQELKGQQIALRLTDAVKDVLAKEGFDPLLGARPLRRTIQRRIENPLASKLLRGAYGEGDVIVADVDTDGKIAFKKLEGVTATATTPVGELEKAIEEAKAQEPRPKEAGPEEAADGGTPE
- a CDS encoding Nif3-like dinuclear metal center hexameric protein, which gives rise to MKMTVVSQIMGIVEDIAPAYYKSEQDKIGLQVGNPAADVTKVLATLEITPGVIREAREKGAQLIFSHHPLIFQSLDRVLINDYIGGMVTTLIQSGISVLVAHTNLDRARDGVSDVLAAALGLEDIQVMLPAGDIQIFKLVVFVPAENINEMIAAVGNAGGGIIGDYSHCTFRAQGTGTFYPMVGAQPYLGSVGELNQVDEYRLEVLIAPNKVDRVVQAMLNTHSYEEPAFDIYEVKTPPSGVGFGRIGNLEKPHSLRQCIEKWSVVLDSELKVAGDWKITVKRVAVCGGSGGELMSVAKASGADVYVTGDIKHHAAHAALGMGLAIVDAGHAETERLVIPEVAKEIQRKIYEERLDVSVIVSEVNTIPWNKG
- a CDS encoding C4-type zinc ribbon domain-containing protein; the protein is MDDHQKLLELQEIDTKIDALNYREKNPPERDRFVLLSEEAKKMGSLHAAFEKKLHDEAVIQKRLEDQLTSLNAKIKKEQKLLYGGTINNPKELAGVQQEVEHLTGHADEKELELLEQIDVVDKLKHDEKIVADRLKAKKAEVEQAKAALDKVRSEINTERDKLTSEREPIVAALSEDVRELYLRTRTKYSLAVTVMEEGLCRGCRVEVPSTDAERIAASSKLEKCPSCGRIIVKK